A stretch of Larus michahellis chromosome Z, bLarMic1.1, whole genome shotgun sequence DNA encodes these proteins:
- the TLN1 gene encoding talin-1 isoform X2: MVALSLKISIGNVVKTMQFEPSTMVYDACRMIRERVPEAQMGQPNDFGLFLSDEDPKKGIWLEAGKALDYYMLRNGDTMEYKKKQRPLKIRMLDGTVKTVMVDDSKTVTDMLMTICARIGITNYDEYSLVREIMEEKKEEVTGTIKKDKTLLRDEKKMEKLKQKLHTDDELNWLDHGRTLREQGIDDNETLLLRRKFFYSDQNVDSRDPVQLNLLYVQARDDILNGSHPVSFDKACEFAGYQCQIQFGPHNEQKHKPGFLELKDFLPKEYIKQKGERKIFMAHKNCGNMSEIEAKVRYVKLARSLKTYGVSFFLVKEKMKGKNKLVPRLLGITKECVMRVDEKTKEVIQEWSLTNIKRWAASPKSFTLDFGDYQDGYYSVQTTEGEQIAQLIAGYIDIILKKKKSKDHFGLEGDEESTMLEDSVSPKKSTVLQQQFNRVGKAELGSVALPAIMRTGAGGPENFQVGTMPQPQLQITSGQMHRGHMPPLTSAQQALTGTINSSMQAVHAAQATLDDFETLPPLGQDAASKAWRKNKMDESKHEIHSQVDAITAGTASVVNLTAGDPADTDYTAVGCAVTTISSNLTEMSKGVKLLAALMEDEGGNGRQLLQAAKNLASAVSDLLKTAQPASAEPRQNLLQAAGLVGQTSGELLQQIGESDTDPRFQDMLMQLAKAVASAAAALVLKAKNVAQKTEDSALQTQVIAAATQCALSTSQLVACTKVVAPTISSPVCQEQLIEAGKLVAKSAEGCVEASKAATNDDQLLKQVGVAATAVTQALNDLLQHIKQHALGGQPIGRYDQATDTILNVTENIFSSMGDAGEMVRQARILAQATSDLVNAIKADAEGETDLENSRKLLSAAKILADATAKMVEAAKGAAAHPDSEEQQQRLREAAEGLRMATNAAAQNAIKKKLVHKLEHAAKQAAASATQTIAAAQHAASSNKNPAAQQQLVQSCKVVAEQIPMLVQGVRGSQSQPDSPSAQLALIAASQNFLQPGGKMVAAAKATVPTITDQASAMQLSQCAKNLAAALAELRTAAQKAQEACGPLEIDSALGLVQSLERDLQEAKAAARDGKLKPLPGETMEKCAQDLGNSTKAVSSAIAHLLGEVAQGNENYTGIAAREVAQALRSLSQAARGVAASTPDPQAQSAMLECASDVMDKANNLIEEARKAVAKPGDPESQQRLAQVAKAVSQALSRCVNCLPGQRDVDAAIRMVGEASKRLLADSFPPSTKSFQEAQSQLNQAAAGLNQSANELVQASRGTPQDLAKSSGKFGQDFNEFLQAGVEMASQSPNKEDQAQVVSNLKSISMSSSKLLLAAKALSADPAAPNLKNQLAAAARAVTDSINQLITMCTQQAPGQKECDNALRELETVKELLENPTQTVNDMSYFNCLDSVMENSKVLGESMAGISQNAKNSKLPEFGDSISAASKALCGLTEAAAQAAYLVGVSDPNSQAGQQGLVDPTQFARANQAIQMACQNLVDPACTQSQVLSAATIVAKHTSALCNTCRLASSRTANPVAKRQFVQSAKEVANSTANLVKTIKALDGEFNEENRERCRAATAPLIEAVDNLTAFASNPEFATVPAQISPEGRRAMEPIVTSAKTMLESSAGLIQTARSLAVNPKDPPQWSVLAGHSRTVSDSIKKLITNMRDKAPGQRECDEAIEVLNRCMREVDQASLAAISQQLAPREDISQEALHNQMITAVQEISNLIEPVASAARAEASQLGHKVSQMAQYFEPLIMAAIGAASKTPNHQQQMNLLDQTKTLAESALQMLYTAKEAGGNPKQAAHTQEALEEAVQMMKEAVEDLTTTLNEAASAAGVVGGMVDSITQAINQLDEGPMGEPEGTFVDYQTTMVKTAKAIAVTVQEMVTKSTTNPDELGILANQLTNDYGQLAQEAKPAALTAENEEIGSHIKRRVQELGHGCAALVTKAGALQCSPSDAYTKKELIESARKVSEKVSHVLAALQAGNRGTQACITAASAVSGIIADLDTTIMFATAGTLNRENSETFADHREGILKTAKALVEDTKVLVQNATASQEKLAQAAQSSVSTITRLAEVVKLGAASLGSEDPETQVVLINAVKDVAKALGDLIGATKAAAGKAGDDPAVYQLKNSAKVMVTNVTSLLKTVKAVEDEATKGTRALEATIEHIRQELAVFSSPVPPAKVSTPEDFIRMTKGITMATAKAVAAGNSCRQEDVIATANLSRRAIADMLRACKEAAYHPEVSGDVRQRALRFGKECADGYLELLEHVLVILQKPTHELKQQLAGYSKRVASSVTELIQAAEAMKGTEWVDPEDPTVIAENELLGAAAAIEAAAKKLEQLKPRAKPKQADESLNFEEQILEAAKSIAAATSALVKAASAAQRELVAQGKVGAIPANAVDDGQWSQGLISAARMVAAATNNLCEAANAAVQGHASEEKLISSAKQVAASTAQLLVACKVKADHDSEAMKRLQAAGNAVKRASDNLVKAAQKAAAFQDHDETVVVKEKMVGGIAQIIAAQEEMLRKERELEEARKKLAMIRQQQYKFLPSELRDEEQN; this comes from the exons ATGGTTGCCCTCTCGCTGAAGATCAGCATTGGCAATGTGGTGAAGACGATGCAGTTTGAGCCCTCCACCATGGTGTACGACGCCTGCCGGATGATCCGCGAGCGGGTGCCTGAGGCCCAGATGGGACAGC cCAATGATTTTGGGCTGTTCCTCTCGGATGAAGACCCAAAGAAAGGGATCTGGCTGGAGGCTGGGAAGGCTCTGGACTACTACATGCTTCGCAATGGG GACACCATGGAGTACAAGAAGAAGCAGCGACCCCTGAAGATCCGCATGCTGgatgggacagtgaaaactgtgaTGGTGGATGACTCCAAAACTGTCACGGACATGCTCATGACAATCTGTGCCCGGATTG GCATCACCAACTACGATGAGTACTCGCTTGTTCGGGAGATtatggaagagaagaaggaggaagttaCCGGCACCATCAAGAAGGACAAGACCCTGCTGCGAGATGAGAAAAAGATGGAGAAGCTCAAGCAGAAGTTGCACACAGATGATGAGT TGAATTGGCTGGACCATGGCCGGACCCTGCGTGAGCAAGGCATCGACGACAACGAAACGCTGCTGCTGCGGCGCAAGTTCTTCTACTCTGACCAGAACGTTGACTCGCGAGATCCTGTGCAGCTCAACCTGCTCTACGTGCAG GCTCGCGACGACATCCTTAACGGTTCCCACCCTGTCTCCTTTGACAAAGCCTGCGAGTTTGCCGGCTACCAGTGCCAGATCCAGTTCGGGCCACACAATGAACAGAAGCACAAGCCAGGCTTTCTGGA ACTCAAGGATTTCCTGCCCAAGGAGTACATCAAGCAGAAAGGGGAGCGCAAGATCTTCATG GCCCACAAGAACTGTGGGAACATGAGTGAAATTGAGGCCAAAGTTCGCTATGTGAAACTTGCCCGATCCCTGAAGACCTATGGGGTCTCCTTTTTCCTGGTCAAG GAGAAGATGAAGGGGAAGAACAAGCTGGTGCCGCGGCTGCTGGGGATCACCAAGGAGTGCGTGATGCGCGTGGATGAGAAGACCAAGGAAGTGATTCAGGAGTGGAGCCTGACCAACATCAAGCGTTGGGCAGCCTCACCCAAGAGCTTCACCCTG GATTTTGGAGATTACCAGGATGGTTACTACTCCGTGCAGACGACGGAAGGGGAGCAGATCGCCCAGCTGATTGCCGGCTACATTGACATCATCCTTAAAAAG aaaaagagcaaagaccATTTTGGACTGGAGGGGGATGAGGAGTCCACCATGCTGGAAGACTCTGTGTCTCCAAAGAA GTCAACCGTCTTGCAGCAGCAGTTTAACCGTGTAGGCAAGGCGGAGCTGGGCTCGGTGGCCCTGCCAGCCATCATGCGGACAGGGGCTGGAGGGCCAGAAAACTTCCAGGTGGGCACGATGCCGCAGCCTCAACTGCAAATCACCAGTGGCCAGATGCACCGAGGGCACATGCCTCCCCTG ACTTCAGCCCAGCAAGCTCTGACTGGTACCATCAACTCCAGCATGCAGGCTGTGCATGCAGCCCAGGCCACGCTGGATGACTTCGAGACCTTGCCGCCCCTCGGGCAGGATGCT GCATCCAAAGCTTGGCGCAAAAACAAGATGGATGAGTCAAAACATGAGATCCACTCCCAAGTGGATGCTATCACTGCCGGCACAGCCTCTGTGGTCAACCTCACTGCAG gagatccagcGGACACGGACTACACCGCCGTGGGCTGTGCCGTCACCACCATCTCTTCCAACCTGACGGAGATGTCCAAGGGCGTGAAGCTGCTGGCCGCGCTGATGGAGGATGAGGGAGGGAATGGGCGGCAGCTTCTGCAGGCGGCCAAGAACCTGGCAAGCGCCGTCTCGGACCTGCTGAAAACGGCACAGCCTGCCAGTGCTgag CCTCGCCAGAATCTCCTGCAGGCGGCCGGCCTCGTGGGCCAGACCAGCGGGGAACTGCTGCAGCAGATTGGGGAGAGCGACACCGACCCCCGGTTCCAG GACATGCTCATGCAGCTGGCGAAGGCGGTGGCCAGTGCTGCCGCCGCCCTGGTGCTCAAAGCCAAGAATGTGGCTCAGAAAACAGAGGACTCGGCGCTGCAGACACAGGTGATCGCCGCCGCCACCCAGTGCGCCCTCTCCACCTCCCAGCTGGTGGCCTGCACCAAG gtTGTGGCTCCCACAATCAGCTCCCCGGTCTGCCAGGAGCAGCTGATCGAGGCAGGCAAGTTGGTGGCCAAGTCAGCGGAAGGCTGCGTGGAGGCCTCCAAGGCAGCCACCAATGATGACCAGCTCCTGAAGCAGGTGGGGGTGGCAGCCACGGCTGTCACCCAGGCCCTAAACGACCTGCTGCAACACATCAAGCAGCACGCCTTGGGCGGGCAGCCCATCGGGCGCTACGACCAGGCCACCGACACCATCCTCAATGTCACCGAGAACATATTCAGCTCTATGGGTGATGCTG GGGAAATGGTGCGGCAGGCTCGTATTCTAGCCCAGGCCACCTCTGACCTCGTCAATGCCATCAAAGCCGACGCGGAGGGAGAGACGGACCTGGAGAACTCACGCAAGCTACTGAGCGCAGCCAAGATCCTGGCTGATGCCACTGCCAAGATGGTGGAGGCCGCAAAG GGAGCCGCAGCCCACCCAGACagcgaggagcagcagcagcggctgcGTGAGGCGGCAGAGGGGCTCCGCATGGCAACCAACGCCGCAGCCCAGAATGCCATCAAGAAGAAGCTTGTGCACAAGCTGGAG CATGCAGCCAAGCAAGCTGCCGCCTCCGCCACCCAGACCATCGCCGCTGCGCAGCATGCTGCGTCCTCCAACAAGAACCCTGCcgcgcagcagcagctggtgcagAGCTGCAAG GTGGTGGCAGAGCAGATCCCGATGCTGGTGCAGGGCGTACGAGGAAGCCAGTCCCAGCCGGACAGCCCCAGCGCCCAGCTGGCTCTCATTGCTGCCAGCCAGAACTTCCTGCAG CCTGGTGGGAAGATGGTAGCTGCAGCCAAGGCCACCGTCCCCACCATCACGGACCAAGCCTCCGCGATGCAGCTCAGCCAGTGTGCCAAGAACTTAGCTGCGGCTCTGGCTGAGCTCCGCACAGCCGCCCAGAAG GCTCAGGAGGCATGTGGACCCCTGGAGATAGACTCCGCGCTGGGTCTGGTGCAGAGCCTGGAGAGGGACTTGCAGGAAGCCAAGGCAGCTGCCCGCGATGGCAAGCTGAAGCCTCTGCCGGGAGAGACG ATGGAGAAGTGTGCCCAGGACCTGGGGAACAGCACGAAAGCTGTCAGCTCTGCCATTGCTCACCTCCTGGGAGAAGTGGCCCAGGGCAATGAGAACTACACAG GGATCGCTGCCCGAGAGGTGGCCCAAGCCCTGCGCTCGCTTAGCCAGGCTGCCCGTGGTGTGGCGGCCAGCACTCCCGATCCCCAGGCACAGAGCGCCATGCTGGAGTGCGCCAGCGATGTCATGGATAAAGCCAACAACCTCATCGAGGAGGCGCGGAAAGCAGTGGCCAAGCCCGGTgacccagagagccagcagcgcCTGGCCCAG GTGGCCAAGGCGGTGTCACAGGCCCTGAGCCGCTGTGTCAACTGCCTGCCAGGGCAGCGGGACGTGGATGCTGCCATCCGCATGGTGGGAGAGGCCAGCAAGAGGCTGCTCGCGGATTCG TTCCCTCCCAGCACCAAGAGCTTCCAGGAGGCGCAGAGCCAGCTGAACCAGGCAGCCGCGGGGCTCAACCAGTCTGCCAATGAGCTGGTGCAGGCATCCCGTGGCACCCCTCAGGACTTGGCCAAGTCCTCCGGCAAATTTGGACAGGACTTCAATGAGTTCCTGCAGGCAGGAGTGGAGATGGCCAGCCAGTCCCCG AATAAGGAAGACCAGGCACAGGTGGTGTCGAACTTGAAGAGCATCTCCATGTCCTCCAGcaagctgctgctggctgcaaagGCGCTGTCTGCCGACCCCGCAGCCCCCAACCTCAAGAATCAGCTGGCGGCAGCGGCACG GGCTGTGACAGACAGCATTAACCAGCTGATCACCATGTGCACGCAGCAGGCGCCGGGCCAGAAAGAGTGCGACAATGCCCTGCGGGAGCTGGAG ACCgtgaaggagctgctggagaaccCCACCCAGACCGTCAACGACATGTCCTACTTCAACTGCCTTGACAGTGTTATGGAGAACTCCAAG GTGCTGGGCGAGTCCATGGCTGGCATCTCCCAGAACGCCAAGAACAGCAAACTGCCCGAGTTTGGTGACTCCATTAGTGCCGCCTCCAAAGCGCTTTGCGGGCTGACGGAGGCAGCTGCCCAG GCTGCCTACCTCGTGGGGGTCTCGGACCCCAACAGCCAGGCTGGACAGCAGGGCTTGGTAGACCCCACTCAGTTTGCCAGAGCTAACCAAGCTATCCAGATGGCCTGCCAGAACCTGGTggaccctgcctgcacccagtcCCAG GTGCTGTCAGCAGCCACCATTGTGGCAAAGCACACCTCAGCCCTGTGCAACACGTGCCGCCTGGCCTCCTCCCGCACTGCCAACCCTGTGGCCAAGCGCCAGTTTGTCCAGTCAGCCAAGGAGGTGGCCAACAGCACAGCCAACCTGGTGAAGACCATCAAG GCCCTGGATGGCGAGTTCAATGAGGAGAACCGAGAGCGGTGCCGTGCCGCCACTGCCCCTCTCATAGAGGCTGTGGATAACCTGACTGCCTTCGCCTCCAACCCGGAGTTTGCTACCGTTCCTGCGCAGATCAGCCCAGAG GGGCGCAGAGCCATGGAGCCTATCGTCACTTCGGCCAAGACCATGCTGGAGAGCTCTGCTGGCCTCATCCAGACTGCCCGCTCTCTGGCCGTCAACCCCAAGGACCCGCCGCAGTGGTCAGTGCTGGCCGGCCACTCTCGCACTGTCTCGGACTCCATTAAGAAGTTGATCACCAACATGAG GGACAAAGCCCCAGGACAGCGGGAATGTGATGAGGCCATCGAAGTCCTGAACAGATGCATGCGGGAGGTGGACCAGGCCTCCCTTGCTGCCATCAGCCAGCAGCTGGCCCCCCGAGAAGATATCTCCCAGGAG GCTTTGCACAACCAGATGATCACGGCTGTCCAGGAGATCAGCAACCTGATTGAGCCCGTGGCCAGCGCGGCACGGGCTGAGGCCTCGCAGCTGGGGCACAAG GTGTCCCAGATGGCTCAGTACTTTGAGCCGCTCATTATGGCGGCTATTGGTGCTGCCTCCAAAACGCCCAACCACCAGCAGCAGATGAATCTCCTGGACCAGACCAAAACGCTGGCCGAGTCCGCCCTGCAGATGCTGTACACAGCTAAGGAGGCTGGTGGAAACCCCAAG CAAGCTGCCCACACCCAGGAGGCTCTGGAGGAGGCCGTGCAGATGATGAAGGAAGCGGTGGAGGACCTGACCACCACCCTTAACGAAGCAGCCAGTGCTGCAGGTGTTGTGGGGGGCATGGTGGACTCCATCACCCAGGCTATCAACCAG CTGGACGAGGGGCCAATGGGTGAGCCAGAGGGGACCTTTGTGGATTACCAGACCACGATGGTGAAGACAGCCAAGGCCATCGCAGTGACTGTACAGGAGATG GTCACCAAATCTACCACCAACCCAGACGAGCTGGGCATACTGGCCAACCAACTCACCAATGACTACGGGCAGCTGGCGCAAGAGGCCAAGCCGGCTGCGCTCACCGCTGAGAACGAGGAG ATCGGCTCCCACATCAAGCGCCGGGTGCAGGAGCTGGGTCATGGCTGCGCCGCCCTGGTCACCAAGGCTGGAGCCCTGCAGTGCAGCCCCAGTGATGCCTACACCAAGAAGGAGCTGATAGAGAGTGCGCGCAAGGTTTCTGAGAAG GTGTCTCACgtgctggcagccctgcaggCCGGGAACCGCGGGACACAAGCCTGCATCACAGCAGCCAGCGCCGTCTCTGGCATCATTGCGGACCTCGACACCACCATCATGTTTGCCACGGCAGGAACGCTCAACCGGGAGAACTCGGAGACCTTCGCTGACCACAG GGAGGGGATCTTGAAGACAGCCAAGGCACTGGTGGAGGACACCAAGGTCCTGGTTCAGAATGCCACGGCCAGCCAGGAGAAGCTAGCCCAGGCTGCCCAGTCCTCTGTGTCCACCATCACCCGCCTGGCGGAGGTGGTGAAGCTGGGTGCTGCCAGCCTGGGATCTGAAGACCCAGAGACTCAG GTGGTCCTGATCAATGCTGTGAAGGATGTGGCCAAGGCACTCGGAGACCTGATCGGTGCCACCAAGGCAGCCGCCGGCAAAGCTGGGGATGACCCTGCTGTCTACCAGCTGAAGAACTCTGCCAAG GTGATGGTGACAAATGTCACTTCCTTGCTGAAGACAGTGAAGGCCGTTGAGGACGAGGCCACGAAGGGGACACGGGCACTGGAGGCCACGATAGAACACATACGCCAAGAGCTGGCG GTCTTCTCCTCCCCGGTGCCTCCTGCCAAGGTCTCCACCCCGGAGGACTTCATCCGTATGACGAAAGGCATCACGATGGCCACGGCCAAAGCGGTGGCCGCTGGCAACTCGTGTCGGCAGGAGGACGTCATCGCCACGGCCAACCTGAGCCGCCGTGCCATCGCGGATATGCTGCGCGCCTGCaag GAAGCCGCCTACCACCCAGAGGTGAGCGGGGACGTGCGTCAGCGGGCACTGCGCTTTGGCAAGGAGTGTGCCGATGGCtacctggagctgctggagcatgtGCTGGTG ATCTTGCAGAAGCCGACTCAcgagctgaagcagcagctggcaggctACTCCAAGCGCGTGGCCAGCTCTGTCACCGAGCTCATCCAGGCAGCCGAGGCCATGAAAG GGACGGAGTGGGTTGACCCAGAAGACCCCACTGTCATCGCTGAGaacgagctgctgggggcagcagctgccaTTGAGGCTGCAGCCAAGAAGCTGGAGCAGCTGAAACCGAGAGCCAAACCCAAG CAAGCAGACGAGAGCCTGAACTTCGAGGAGCAGATCCTGGAAGCTGCCAAATCCATTGCTGCAGCCACAAGTGCCCTGGTGAAGGCAGCCTCAGCGGCCCAGCGAGAATTAGTGGCCCAAGGAAAG GTGGGCGCCATCCCCGCCAACGCAGTGGATGATGGACAATGGTCCCAGGGACTCATTTCAGCT GCGCGCATGGTGGCTGCTGCCACCAACAACCTGTGCGAAGCCGCCAATGCAGCGGTGCAGGGCCATGCCAGCGAAGAGAAGCTCATCTCGTCTGCCAAGCAGGTGGCTGCCTCCACGGCGCAGCTCCTGGTGGCCTGCAAGGTGAAGGCTGACCACGATTCGGAGGCCATGAAGCGGCTCCAG GCCGCTGGCAATGCGGTAAAGAGAGCGTCGGACAATCTGGTGAAGGCAGCGCAGAAGGCAGCTGCCTTCCAGGACCATGACGAAACGGTGGTGGTGAAGGAGAAGATGGTCGGGGGAATTGCAcag ATCATCGCCGCCCAGGAGGAGATGCTACGCAaggagcgggagctggaggaggcgCGGAAGAAGCTGGCCATGATCCGGCAGCAGCAGTACAAGTTCCTGCCCTCGGAGCTGCGGGACGAGGAGCAGAACTGA